The window GCTCTATTTCCATGTGCCTGGATCGTCCTTTCTACTCCTACTTCAGTGTCAGAGCAGCCATGGCTGCACCCATCATTTTGGTCTCACCGGACATTAGGATCTATCACTAGCCTGGAAAAATAATGGATGTTAATGTGTTAAAcaacttctttttgcttttctgagcaGGATTTTTTAACTGCCTTCAGCCGTATTTTGTCTTACGCATCCTGAGAGCCTTATTCAACCTGGGAGGCAACTGAGATAACCGCGTATATGTAAATATATGGAGCTGATCTGTAGCTTTACTAGCAGCACTGAGAGAGATGTGAATTTTATGTACTTGGGAGCCTTTTGGAGGCTAATGGCCTGCTCCAAGCCTTCTGCCCAGGAACAGAGTGAAAGCGGGCAACTGGAAGGGAGCAGAGCATGAATGGTGGTGAGTGGAGGGCCACAGATTGCAAATGGAGGGGCCCAGAGGGGAgcagaaatggaaacagaaatggTGGGAAGTGGAGGGGAACAGAGATGTACAGAGGGGAATGGAAAGGAACCATCTGGTGAGAAAAAAGCCAACAATGCAGGAGACTGGAAGGGAAAAGAACGTGAATGATGAGGCTCAAGGGGAGAGGGCATGAACAGAGGGACTGTAGCTAAACAGATTTGCACCAGAGAGGTCTAGACAGAATGAGAACatgaagggaggggaaaagtaCAAATGGAGAGGACAGGAGAGGAAGAGATGTCCATCAGAGGGATTTGGCAGGGACGAGAATGGGAATAGTGGGGAGCGGATGGAAACAGAAATCATCATTTAGTGATGGGTGGGGAATAGAGCATGAACAAAGGTGGCTTTTTCTCATTTACCTCAACTTTAGCAATGCTCTCAACATAGTCTCCACCAGCATTCTTGGATGTGGGTGGACATTGTGTTAAATAATACCTTTTGGctctttttaaacttcagtgcACATCAGTTTGCTTGGTGCAGGTTCTATCCAGAATTTTACAATTCCAAACTTCATTTTCAAGTCCCTTATTCTTTAAGGCTGCTGCAAATCTCCTCACTCTCTGTAAGTCTTTAGAGGTGTTATCAGCGTACAGTGTAGCTGGGGATGGGTCTCCTTCAGCATGGGATAGATCTGTGTGCTCACTAATAAAGGAGGAACTCTGATGGAGGTGTTAAGAGTACTGCTTGCTCATTGGAGAAAGGTGGAGATGTTGATATGGTTAACTGTGAAGCGATGGCATTCAAATAACATCTGCAGCGCTAGTTTGCTGAGTGTTTACAAAGCCTTCAGTGGGAGCCTGGAAAACTTATTTCTGTGTCCCCAGAACATGACTGGAAGTGCTGATGTCTGGTATTCTACTGCTTCAGGTCTTACATACTTAACCTAAGATGTTACTAAAGAAAATGGTAATACTTGCACTGGGACTATATAATGTCTAGGGCACTGAATAATTAAACTCAGCACAGACTTTAAGCTGCCAGCATCTCTGGAAATGTGATTTATTTACATTAGTACTGAGTCAGgtaaaatgtttctgttcacATCATCCTGAACAGAACACAACAGATATTCCCATCTTTTAGAGCTGTTTTCAGCAAGTTGTATGTTTAAGAAGAAAACACTGGATTGCACCTATTTGTTCAGACAAGTTCTACGTTTTTGACCCGAAAGTCAAGTTACACATTCTGCAGAAACTCACGTGGCCATCAGAAAAGCCAGGGACAGCACATATGCATCTATCAGCTGAAGGTAGCCTTTGTTCCCAGCTGAAACCTGGAAATAGCATGATTTTTTTCAGCACTCTTTATTTTTCCTCAGTGTTCACAAATGTCTTGACTCTGCAATGGAAACTGTTCAGTGACCAAGGCTCTCCTGCAATATTTTCTCCGTTTCGTCTTGTTGAAGCTGTTGTTCTGCTGGGCAGCCATCAGATTTACTGCAAAATCTCTAACTAGGAAAATGAGGATGGATGAGGAAGTCTTCACCTGAGCAAATctcccctttctctccttccacaAACCATCCAAAGTAAAACTATGTTGCACTTACATTGTGCTTTTGGCTTCACAATGCTTACAGTGCCCAAATTTGCTCTCAAGTTTGACTGTCAGGTGAATGGCACAGGAAACTGGGCAATGCTCTGAAAAAGTGAGCAAGATCTGTAACAGCTTTTGCAATCAGGTGGCTTCTACCTGCTGTGTGTTCGGTAAGGCTGGCAAGAGCTGAGTGAGTAGGGTATGGCTGAGtagtatatatttataaattgtAATCATAGTTCTAGGACAAACTGTGCTTTACAAAAGCCTTAAAGGTGGAATGGAGTGAAAAGCGAGGCTGATGTGTTCACACTGTGGACTGTGGGGAGTCTTACTAAAATAATGTCTTTGTGCTGCACGAGATGTAGAAGTGAATGTGGACTATACAGGAGAGTTACCCTGATCAGCCTGTACTCAACAAACAAATtaacatttcacttttatttattcTGGGTTGgggcagggaggctgggggggatgAGGGGGCTGTTACACAAAGTCTTCATTTAAATGCTTTGTGgttgtctgctgctgctgttcacccAGCTCTCCTCTGGCTCAAGGCCCTACTTGTTTAGCCAGGTCTCAGCTCCTCTTAAGACTTAGGCAGCCTTGCTTCTCAAGTACTCCCTTCTCTGTGGGACCATGGAGGCAATCCACTGAGCAGTGCACTGCTTGGCCTCTTCCCACGTGTAGCGAGGCACATAGCCAAAATCCTTCTGTGCTTTTCTATAAGAGAAGGTGAATGGGGTGTTCAATAGAGTGACCAGGTGACGGTTGGTGGAGGGGATGTATCTGACAAAGGGCCGGAGCAAGAAGCTCACGATCTCCAGCAGCAGCGAGAAGTAATACAACATTGTCAGAGGCATGGGGAGCCGCGGCTCGATTCCAAACCCCAGGTCCCTGGTCAGCTCGTAATTTAGATCTGCGTAGCTCATATGAGGAGTGTCATCTGAGATGTAGTAGAACTGCCCCCTGATGTACTCGGCTTTCTGCGGGACTTGCAGGGCTTTGGCTGCCTGCACGTGTGCCCAGGCGATGTTCCCCACGTACACAGGGTTCACGAAAGCCTCCTTCCTGGAGAAGCGCAGGTAGACATTTTTGTTCAACAGACACTTATCCAGATGACCTTGAAGAAATGGGCAACCTTCTCCAAAAATGTACATGGATCTCAGGGCGCAGGTCGTCAGCGTGCCGCCATCCTTTAGCACCTGGCCATCTGCTTTCAGTACAGAATCCTCTGCCAGTCTCTTACTCTGGGCGTAAGGAGATTTTGATATACTCTCATAAGCTGTATCTTCGTCACCATTGAAAATTGGGTCACCTTTGCAGTTTGGGCCTGTCACTTCTATGGTACTGGTATATATGAAGTGCTGGACATTACAACGGACACATGCCTCCAGCAGTAGCTGAGTACCTTCAAAAAGAGACACGTGCAAGTCAGTCCAGAGCTCCCCAAGCAGGAAAAAATGGGCTTTTTAGATCAGAAACAGCATCTCTGGCCTGAGCTTGGCCAGATCTCCCCTCTCTGCAGCTGGAAGAATCCTGTCCTGAACTGGGCAGCATTTTCAGTGAAACTGAACCTGCGCTGAATCTGTATTTAAGCAGTATCAGTGCACCTGCTGGAGTTAAACAAGGATGAACACTTGGTCTTAATTgcatgttgtggggtttttttatgccgAGAGTCAAATTTTGCTCTTGCTTAGGTTAGCATGGATACTGATTACAGTTTCAGGGGCTTGTGCCTGTTGGTTGGATTGACATGGCTTAAGGCAGAGAACCTTCAGAAGCTGCCCCTCTCATTAGGTACCATCCATCCTGTATGCTGAAGCCCCTGTTTTCCAGGCTCGAGGTGCTCTTGGATGGTTTGCTAAGCAGGGACAGAATTAATGTGGGACCTGAAGGTTTGCTCCAAAATCAGCTTCACCCAGTGGAAGTCTATTCACTATTCAATTGGCTTCAAAGGAGGGTTTGAAGAGAAAGCTCTTATGTCAGAACAATGCACAATACCATGTAGTCAAAGATCATAAAGTGCAGCGAGCAAAGCGATGTTTGTGTATGTACACCTCCTTTTTCTGCATATTCTGTCTTTTACTTGCAGTAATACAGGATTTCCTACTTTTAAAATCCTATCATAGTGCTTTCATTGAGGGGAGCAGAGGTAAGCTGGCAAGTTCAAGGTCTTTCAAATAGCCAGGAGGGTTAAGCTAGGCAAGCACATTCAAGGGGGAAATAAATACTTTCATCTTGCAAGTCTGTGAAATACATAGCAGTGTCTTGGCTGGTCAGAAAGCCAAAAGAGCATCAGAATGTAAATGGAGGGAAATAAGGAAGAGGACTGCAGTATTTACTGACTAATCTTAGGGTCAGTTTGCTCTAGAAGCAG is drawn from Accipiter gentilis chromosome 21, bAccGen1.1, whole genome shotgun sequence and contains these coding sequences:
- the LOC126049087 gene encoding 3 beta-hydroxysteroid dehydrogenase/Delta 5-->4-isomerase-like; translation: MSLAGVSCLVTGAGGFLGQRIVRLLLEEEEALAEIRLLDKAFSNEALGRFGTFQGKTAVKILEGDIRDVTFLHRACQGVSVIIHTASIIDTLGLIEKQLLWEVNVTGTQLLLEACVRCNVQHFIYTSTIEVTGPNCKGDPIFNGDEDTAYESISKSPYAQSKRLAEDSVLKADGQVLKDGGTLTTCALRSMYIFGEGCPFLQGHLDKCLLNKNVYLRFSRKEAFVNPVYVGNIAWAHVQAAKALQVPQKAEYIRGQFYYISDDTPHMSYADLNYELTRDLGFGIEPRLPMPLTMLYYFSLLLEIVSFLLRPFVRYIPSTNRHLVTLLNTPFTFSYRKAQKDFGYVPRYTWEEAKQCTAQWIASMVPQRREYLRSKAA